One region of uncultured Fusobacterium sp. genomic DNA includes:
- a CDS encoding hemagglutinin repeat-containing protein — protein MQILYDNSIVAMKDMNLSIGIALTAEQINNLKDDIIWYVEEEVNGVNVLVPKVYLSKETLASLGDNQTGIYGGDSLNISAGSTIISENDVNLKTDKGDMNFTGTDIYADNDININSGKDINISSGKEKSENKTSSQSVNGQINIVTGQISGGISVSEGESKSEINKNSNFYAENNIDISGKDMTVKGGNIEGEHIKIDVDNLHVESLQDKSSSSDKSVNVHGSSDNKNNTSTGAGMTSGKYDKEWVENQTSIIGREDSHITVGGNTHLEGGLLGGKDTTLNTGSLSFNDIKDYEKGTNIGLSENISKGQKDENSNDYTSQLDYSATDREQITHATVGAGTITVGGKEENPEGLNRDESKAQEITKDITVNEITINHQTETRDWNEVKDIMTEHGKNLGKDLDRLTGNKYNLEKELGNSFGEVYGEIEKIIDKDLKNEILGIIPTEATNGGIYGEPKALIRGQEKIYVTTYKTVLDRNGKEIYDENGKIRLEAEVKEITPQEYTKLKAENPDIKTSLNGILNTLEGATEGTFNGTLSPEDLEALKTGAVQKITVHNPSNGIVADLIESAVGKVGIMMNSNIGAKDLTEIVKSDPSILNGMIAHSQGTIKFTQVLKELNKTEEGRKLIKDNAKLIAVAGPAVGTKELQEIQNIVGKDKVKILNNKKDILNYMTGNEITTTEKGGHALENYNINFKLNSKGKYERPEELKTNRNNISGTVEKVNGRSTKSIIQRMRENIFNKKKGEK, from the coding sequence ATGCAAATTCTTTATGATAATTCTATTGTAGCTATGAAAGATATGAATCTTTCTATTGGAATAGCCCTTACTGCTGAACAAATAAATAATCTAAAAGATGATATTATTTGGTATGTGGAAGAAGAAGTAAACGGAGTAAATGTTCTAGTTCCTAAAGTTTATCTTTCTAAAGAAACTCTTGCTTCATTAGGAGATAATCAAACTGGAATATATGGTGGAGATAGCTTAAATATATCAGCAGGAAGTACAATAATTTCTGAAAATGATGTTAATCTAAAAACAGATAAAGGAGATATGAACTTTACAGGAACAGATATTTATGCAGATAATGATATAAACATTAATTCAGGAAAAGATATAAATATTTCCAGTGGAAAAGAAAAATCTGAAAATAAAACTTCTTCTCAATCTGTAAATGGACAAATTAACATAGTAACAGGTCAAATATCAGGAGGAATTTCTGTAAGTGAGGGAGAAAGTAAATCAGAAATTAATAAAAATTCCAATTTCTATGCAGAAAACAACATTGATATTTCAGGAAAAGATATGACTGTGAAAGGTGGAAATATTGAAGGAGAACATATAAAAATTGATGTTGATAATCTTCATGTTGAAAGCCTTCAAGATAAGTCTTCGTCTTCAGATAAAAGTGTCAATGTTCATGGAAGTTCTGATAATAAAAATAATACTTCAACAGGTGCAGGAATGACTTCAGGAAAATATGATAAAGAATGGGTTGAAAATCAAACTTCAATTATAGGAAGAGAAGATTCTCATATTACAGTAGGAGGAAATACTCATCTTGAAGGAGGACTTTTAGGTGGAAAAGACACAACTCTTAATACAGGAAGTTTATCTTTCAATGATATTAAAGATTATGAAAAAGGAACTAATATAGGATTAAGTGAAAATATATCTAAAGGTCAAAAAGATGAAAATTCCAATGACTATACATCGCAACTAGATTACAGTGCAACAGACAGGGAACAGATAACTCATGCAACAGTAGGAGCTGGAACAATAACAGTTGGAGGAAAAGAAGAAAATCCTGAAGGACTGAACAGAGATGAAAGCAAGGCACAGGAAATAACAAAAGATATTACTGTAAATGAAATTACAATAAACCATCAGACAGAAACAAGAGATTGGAACGAAGTTAAAGATATAATGACAGAACATGGAAAAAATCTTGGAAAAGACTTAGATAGACTTACAGGAAATAAGTATAACTTAGAAAAAGAACTTGGTAACAGTTTTGGAGAAGTATATGGAGAAATAGAAAAAATAATAGACAAAGATTTAAAAAATGAGATACTTGGAATTATTCCAACAGAAGCAACTAATGGGGGAATATACGGAGAACCAAAAGCACTGATAAGAGGTCAGGAAAAAATATATGTAACAACATATAAAACAGTCTTAGACCGTAATGGAAAAGAAATCTATGATGAGAATGGAAAAATAAGGCTGGAAGCTGAAGTCAAAGAAATTACTCCACAAGAATATACTAAACTGAAAGCAGAAAATCCTGATATAAAAACATCATTAAATGGAATTTTAAATACATTGGAAGGAGCAACAGAAGGAACATTTAATGGAACATTAAGCCCTGAAGATTTGGAAGCATTAAAAACAGGAGCAGTTCAAAAAATAACAGTGCATAATCCAAGTAATGGAATAGTAGCAGATTTAATAGAATCAGCAGTAGGAAAAGTTGGAATAATGATGAATAGTAATATAGGAGCAAAAGACTTAACAGAAATAGTAAAATCAGACCCATCAATACTAAATGGAATGATAGCCCACAGTCAAGGAACAATAAAGTTTACTCAAGTATTGAAAGAACTAAATAAAACAGAGGAGGGCAGAAAATTAATAAAAGATAATGCCAAACTGATAGCAGTAGCAGGACCAGCAGTAGGAACAAAAGAGCTGCAGGAAATCCAAAATATAGTAGGAAAAGATAAAGTAAAAATACTGAATAATAAAAAAGATATCTTAAACTATATGACAGGAAATGAGATAACAACAACTGAAAAAGGTGGACATGCTTTAGAAAATTATAATATTAATTTTAAATTAAATAGTAAAGGAAAATATGAAAGACCTGAAGAGTTAAAAACAAATAGAAATAATATCTCAGGA